The segment TGAACGCGATCGGCAACGACATCTGGAACAACGCCGATCAGTTCCGCTATGTGTACAAGAACCTCAGCGGCAACGGCTCGATCACGGCCCGCATCGATACGCTTGACGTCAGTCCCGACATCTGGGTCAAGGGCGGCGTGATGATCCGCCAGAATGCCGACGCCGGGGCCGTCAACGTGTTCATGGCGATGACCGGCAGCGGGGGCGGCGGGTCAACATTCCAGCAGCGCATGATCGCCACCGGCGTCTCGGTCTCGCAGCACACCTACGCCGATGGGCCGTTCACCGCGCCATACTGGGTGCGAGTCACGCGCGAAGGCAACACGCTCACGGGATACACTTCGCCTGACGGCGAGAACTGGACCCAGCGTGGCGACACGATCACGCTGGCGATGACCGATCCGGTGTTGATCGGCCTGGCACTGACCAGCCACAACGCCAATCAGGCGACCAGCGCACAGTTCTCGAACGTGGCCTTCACGGGCAACGTCACGGGCGCCTGGCAGGTGGCCGAGGTTGGTATCGCGCAGCCGCAAGGCAACGCCGTCGCGCCGCTGTACGTGGCGCTCGAGGACGCAACCGGCAGATCGGCGGTGGTGACGCATCCTGACGCGAACATCGTCGGCCGCTCCGGCTGGAACGAATGGCAGATTTCGCTGAGCGAATTCGCCGGCGTGAACCTGAGCCGGGTGGACACGATGGTCATCGGCGTCGGCAGCCGGACCACCCCGACCGCCGGCGGCACCGGCACCATCTACATCGACGACATCTCGTTTGGAAAGCCGGCTATTGCAGAATGATCCGACACTGCTTCTCTGACGATGAGTAGCGGCAAGAACAGTACCTCTCGGGGCCTGTGTCCGTGCGACGCAGGCCCCGGTCTCTTTCGGCGGCTGGGGCCGAATCGCGTTTTTGCATGACACGCCGTTCGCATTTGCGATAGAATGCTCGTCGATTCCGGCCTTGTTCCGCACGTCGTTTGTCGCGCGGGTGGACACGGCTGGTCCATCGTTCGAAGAGGATCTATGACAGAGACCGGGCTTTCGGACACGACGGGTGTGAGGAAGGCGCTGCGTCCGGTCCTGGTCGCATCGCGGCGGGAGATCACCGACCACGCCCCGTTTCTGTGGCGTCTGCTGGTCGGGCTGGTGGATGAGTCGATCCCCACCGCCCTGATCTGTCCGCCGAGCTGCGATGCGGCATGTGTTGTGCCGGGGCCGGTTGAGGTCTTCACGTATCCGACGATCGACTTGCCGCTCATGGAGCGGATGGGCCTCGAGTCGCTCGCTGCGCCGTTGGAGAGGTTCAAGCCGACCCTCCTGCATTGCCTGTGCCAGAGCAGGGCGGCCCTGACCCGGCGACTGGCCCGCCGGCTGAACGTCCCGTACGTGCTTGCCGTCAACTCCCTTTTCGGGCGGCGGCAAAGGCTCAACGTCTCCTCGGCGCGTTGTGCGAAGATCGTGGTGCCGGCCGAGACGATCGGTTCCAGCATTGCCCGGGCGCACAGCCGCTTCGCCGACCGGATCACACGGATTCCCATGCCGACATTCGCCGAGGCCGATCCCGCCTGTTTCTCCGATCCTTCACGTCTGAGCAGCATGGTTGTGGCGCATCCGATCGATCGCGCGTCGGATTTCGAGCCCCTCCTGGAGGCCGCCAAAGCACTTCTCGCCGAAGGCCGTGAGTTCGTGATTGCGATCATGGGCAGCGGCCGGGCGGAGCATCGATTGCGGAAGGCGCTGACCGAACACGGTCTGTCCCGCGTTGTGACCCTCGTTCCGGTGCTCGATCCATGGCGATCCGTTCTGGCGGCAGGGGACCTCTTCATCCACCTTCGGCCCGCTGTGACGTTCAGCGGCTTCCTGCTGGAAGCGATGGGCCTGGGGCTGGCGGTGGTGGCCTGTAAGGGGGGCGTCGACGATCTCATCATTCATCAGGAGACGGCGCTGGTCTACGAGCGAAACGATGCGGTGACCCTGCAACGGGCGATCGCCCGTCTTCTGGACGACCATGACGCCGCCCGCCGGTTGGCCGCTTCCGCTCAGAACCACGTCCGTGCGCACTATTCTGTTGGCGGCCACGTTGCGGCCACTCTGGAGACGTATATCGAGGCCCAGCGACAGTACCGTGAGACGGCACCGTAGAAAGATGGTGGATCGCATCGCTCCGGTCTTTGGGTTCTTGGCGCGATGTGGCGTGTTTCTGTAGAATGGACAGTTCAGACTGCGGTTCGCTCGTGCGCTGCGGCTGTCCCCGGATGCTGCTTGGAATGAAGGAGGCCGATAGATGTCAACCGATCGATTCAGGCCGATGGACCGACGTGATTTTCTCGGGAATTTGGGCCGATTCTCGCTCGGCGCGGCGGCGGTGGCGAGTCTTTCAGCCGGCACTGCCCGGAGCAACCAACGATCTGCCGAGAAGACCTGGACGCCGGTTTCGGATCGGAGGGTGCGCGTCGGGATCGTCGGTTACGGCGTGTGCCGGTTCGGGGCCGACTTCGGTTTCCAGGACCATCCCAATGTCGAGATCGTGGCGGTCAGCGACCTGATTCCGGAGCGGCGCGAGGGACTGATGCAGGCGTGCCGCTGCGAGACGTCGTATGAATCGCTGGAGGTGCTGGTCAAGGACCCGAAAATCGAAGCGGTCTTCGTGGCCACGGATGCCCCGAACCACGCCAGGCATTGCATCGAGGTGCTCAACCACGGCAAGCACGTGATGACGGCGGTGCCGGCGGTGTGGGGCTCGATCGAGGATGCCGAGCGGCTGCTGGAGACCGTCCGCAAGACCGGCCTGAAATACATGATGGCTGAGACGAGCTACTATCGGCCCGACTGCTATGCGATGCGGCAGATCTACCGGGCCGGAGGCTTCGGCAAACTCGTGTACTCCGAAGGCGAGTATTTTCATTTCAGCCCCACACCGATCCCGTCGTTCAAGGGCTGGCGCGTGGGCATGCCGCCGCTGTGGTATCCGACGCACTCGACCGCCTACTATGTCGGTGTCACCGGCGGGCGGTTCACCTCCGTCTCCTGTGGCGGGTTCGACGCCGGGCTGCCGGCCAACAAACCCGGCGCCAACCCGTACGACAATCCGTACAGCGACGAGATCGCCTTGTTTCAGACCAGCGAGGGGGGCGCCTCGCGCATGCTCATGTGCAAGGGCGTACAGGGCGTCATCGTCGAGACCGGTCGCGTCTATGGCCAGCAAGGGTGGATGCAGGACACCAACTACCACGGGCTGCTGAAGGACCTGCCCGATATCACGCGTCCACCGCTGCCGCCCGGCATGCCCGCCGGCGGACACGGCGGCTCGCATGGGCCGCTGACCAACGAGTTTGTCACGGCGATCCTCGAAGACCGCGAGCCGCTCGTGGACATCTATGAGTCGTTGGCGATGACCGTGCCGGGGATCGTTGCGCACCAGTCGGCGCTCAAGGACGGCGAAACGCTCCCGATCCCGCAATACGACAAGGCATAGGCTGCCACCCAGCAGTCAGTCCAAACACGCACTTGACGTCGATGCCGGCTTTCGTTATCAGGTGATGCCTTTGAATGGGCTGAACTTTCGAGGAAAGAACGGAGCCGATGGGAAGAGCCAGGAAGAAGGCCGCCGCGTCGAAGACCAAGGCGGTTCACGCGAAGAAGGCGAAGGCCGCGGGGAAGGCCGTCAAAAAGGCGGTAAAGAAGGCGACGAAGAAAACCGCGAAGAAGGCCGTGCGCACGAGCAAGAAGGCGCCGGCCGAAGCGGTCCCGCTGCCGTTGCCTGAACCACAAGTCCCGAGCGACGAACGACGAGCGACGGACCGGCCGGTCCGGCACGCGACCGCCGAGGACATGGCGCGCGGACAGCGCGAGATTTCCGTGGCCGAGTTCTTTACCAAGAACCGCCACCTGCTCGGCTTCGATAACCCGCGAAAGGCGCTGCTGACGACGATCAAGGAGGGTGTGGACAACTCGCTCGACGCCTGCGAGGAGGCGGGTATTCTGCCCGAAGTCAAGGTGGTGGTCGCTCCCGGCTCGGAGGAGGATCGCTTTCGCGTGACGATCGAGGACAACGGGCCGGGCATCGTCAAGGCCCAGATCCCCAAGATTTTCGCCAAGCTGCTCTATGGCTCGAAGTTTCACCGGCTCAAGATGTCACGCGGCCAGCAGGGGATCGGCATCTCGGCAGCGGGGATGTACGGCCAGCTCACCACGGGCAAGCCCGTCTCCATCACGTCAAAGACCAGTCGCAATAAGCCGGCCCACCACTATGAGCTGGAGATCGATACGAAGAAGAACGAGCCGCGGATCATCGTCGACGAGACGATCGACTGGCCCGTCGATCGCGGCACCAGAGTCGAGATCGAGCTCGAGGCCAAGTACCAGAAGGGCCGCCAGTCGGTGGAGGAGTACCTCGAACAGACCGCCATCGCCAACCCGCACGTCTCGCTCCAGTTCGTCACGCCCGAAGGCGAGGTGAAGGACTACAAACGAGCCACGGACCAATTGCCAGCCGAGACGCGGGAGATCAAGCCGCACCCCTACGGCGTTGAGTTGGGCGTGCTCATCAAGATGCTCCACGACACCAAGGCGCAAACGCTCCAGTCGTTTCTGCACACGGATTTCTCACGCGTCAGCATGCGGGTGGCCAAGCAGATCAGCGATGCGGCCAAGCTCTACGAGCGGGCCCGGCCGTCACGAATCGCCCGCCAGGAAGCGGACAACCTCTTCAAGGCGATCAACCGCACGAAGATCATGAACCCGCCCACCGATTGCCTCAGCCCGATCGGCGAGGAGCTGATCCTTGCGGGCCTCAAGACCCAGATCGAGGCCGATTTCTACACCGCCGTGACGCGTCCGCCCTCTGTCTATCGCGGCAATCCGTTTCAGATCGAGGCCGGGCTCGCCTACGGCGGCTCGCTCCAGTCCGATGGGCTCGCGCGCGTGCTGCGCTATGCCAATCGCGTGCCACTGCTCTATCAGCAGTCGGCCTGCGCGATGACCAAATCGGTGATCTCGACGGACTGGCGCAATTATGCCCTTCAGCAGTCCAACGGCGCTCTGCCGTCGGGCCCGCTGATCGTGATGGTGCACATGGCGTCGGTCTGGGTGCCGTTCACCAGTGAGAGCAAGGAGGCGGTGGCGCACTATCCCGAGATCATCAAGGAGGTCCGGCTGGCGCTGCAGGAGTGCGGCCGACGGCTGGCCGTGTTCATCCGTCGGCGGCGCAAGGCGGCCGAATCGGAGAAGAAGAAGGCCTATATCCAGAAATACATCCCTCACGTCGCCATCGCCTTGCGCGAGATGCTGAACCTCTCCGAGCGTCAGGAACAGAGCTTGGTGACCCAGTTGACCGACGTCCTCGAAAGGAGCCGATCGTGAGCAAGTTGGCCAATCGCATCAAGGATACCGCGGCCGGCGTCCGGGACAAGATCCAGCGGAAGGGCAAGCCCACGCTGTCGTTCCCGCTGCGCGCGCTGAGCAACGTGAAGTACCTTCCCAAGACGGGCTTCCTCGAACTGCGGGGCAAGCGGAAGACCCGCACGCTGACGGTCGCGACCGTCAAGACGTTCGCGCAGACGCTTCGCATGATGTCCACCGCGAAGACGCTCGTCGAGGACGACGAGATCATGACCAAGCGAGAGGCCTACTACGTCTCGAAGAACTGGGACGACGCGCGGTTCGACGAACAGCCCGAATCGGACACCGTGCTCGACGACATCGAGGCGCTGTTCGAGGTCAACCGCGAGCAGCTCGGCTTCATCCCGGAAGAGAAGGGCGGCGAGATTGCCGGCCAGCTCGTGGTCTTCGACCGCCAGCCCGATACGGGCAAACCCCTGCGGATCGACTGCACGCAGTTCGGCTCGGGCGCCTATTCGATCCCGATCTCGGTCGAACACCTGAAGTTCGAGACGAAGGCCAAGTTCATTCTGGCCATCGAAACGGCCGGCATGTTCCAGCGGCTTGTCAAGCACAGCTACTGGCGCAAGGCCAACTGCATTCTCGTCTCGATGGGAGGCGTGCCAACGCGGGCGTGCCGGCGCTTCATCCGGCGGCTGGCCGACGAGCTGAAGCTGCCGGTCTATGCCTTTGTCGACTGCGACCCGTACGGCATGTTCAACATCTACCGCACGCTCAAGGTCGGCTCGGGCAACGCCGCACACATCAACCGCTATTTCTGCGTCCCGAATGCGAGATTTCTCGGAGTCACGCCGCAGGACATCGTCGACTACAAGCTGCCGACCCATCCCCTCAAGGAC is part of the Anaerobaca lacustris genome and harbors:
- a CDS encoding DNA topoisomerase IV subunit A, which gives rise to MVSKLANRIKDTAAGVRDKIQRKGKPTLSFPLRALSNVKYLPKTGFLELRGKRKTRTLTVATVKTFAQTLRMMSTAKTLVEDDEIMTKREAYYVSKNWDDARFDEQPESDTVLDDIEALFEVNREQLGFIPEEKGGEIAGQLVVFDRQPDTGKPLRIDCTQFGSGAYSIPISVEHLKFETKAKFILAIETAGMFQRLVKHSYWRKANCILVSMGGVPTRACRRFIRRLADELKLPVYAFVDCDPYGMFNIYRTLKVGSGNAAHINRYFCVPNARFLGVTPQDIVDYKLPTHPLKDVDIKRAKDALKNDPFVQHYKPWQQAIQQLLDMGVRAEQQAFAVHDLNYVIEHYLPEKLAAAKSFLP
- a CDS encoding DNA topoisomerase VI subunit B; amino-acid sequence: MGRARKKAAASKTKAVHAKKAKAAGKAVKKAVKKATKKTAKKAVRTSKKAPAEAVPLPLPEPQVPSDERRATDRPVRHATAEDMARGQREISVAEFFTKNRHLLGFDNPRKALLTTIKEGVDNSLDACEEAGILPEVKVVVAPGSEEDRFRVTIEDNGPGIVKAQIPKIFAKLLYGSKFHRLKMSRGQQGIGISAAGMYGQLTTGKPVSITSKTSRNKPAHHYELEIDTKKNEPRIIVDETIDWPVDRGTRVEIELEAKYQKGRQSVEEYLEQTAIANPHVSLQFVTPEGEVKDYKRATDQLPAETREIKPHPYGVELGVLIKMLHDTKAQTLQSFLHTDFSRVSMRVAKQISDAAKLYERARPSRIARQEADNLFKAINRTKIMNPPTDCLSPIGEELILAGLKTQIEADFYTAVTRPPSVYRGNPFQIEAGLAYGGSLQSDGLARVLRYANRVPLLYQQSACAMTKSVISTDWRNYALQQSNGALPSGPLIVMVHMASVWVPFTSESKEAVAHYPEIIKEVRLALQECGRRLAVFIRRRRKAAESEKKKAYIQKYIPHVAIALREMLNLSERQEQSLVTQLTDVLERSRS
- a CDS encoding Gfo/Idh/MocA family protein codes for the protein MSTDRFRPMDRRDFLGNLGRFSLGAAAVASLSAGTARSNQRSAEKTWTPVSDRRVRVGIVGYGVCRFGADFGFQDHPNVEIVAVSDLIPERREGLMQACRCETSYESLEVLVKDPKIEAVFVATDAPNHARHCIEVLNHGKHVMTAVPAVWGSIEDAERLLETVRKTGLKYMMAETSYYRPDCYAMRQIYRAGGFGKLVYSEGEYFHFSPTPIPSFKGWRVGMPPLWYPTHSTAYYVGVTGGRFTSVSCGGFDAGLPANKPGANPYDNPYSDEIALFQTSEGGASRMLMCKGVQGVIVETGRVYGQQGWMQDTNYHGLLKDLPDITRPPLPPGMPAGGHGGSHGPLTNEFVTAILEDREPLVDIYESLAMTVPGIVAHQSALKDGETLPIPQYDKA
- a CDS encoding glycosyltransferase, which gives rise to MTETGLSDTTGVRKALRPVLVASRREITDHAPFLWRLLVGLVDESIPTALICPPSCDAACVVPGPVEVFTYPTIDLPLMERMGLESLAAPLERFKPTLLHCLCQSRAALTRRLARRLNVPYVLAVNSLFGRRQRLNVSSARCAKIVVPAETIGSSIARAHSRFADRITRIPMPTFAEADPACFSDPSRLSSMVVAHPIDRASDFEPLLEAAKALLAEGREFVIAIMGSGRAEHRLRKALTEHGLSRVVTLVPVLDPWRSVLAAGDLFIHLRPAVTFSGFLLEAMGLGLAVVACKGGVDDLIIHQETALVYERNDAVTLQRAIARLLDDHDAARRLAASAQNHVRAHYSVGGHVAATLETYIEAQRQYRETAP